Proteins encoded within one genomic window of Gambusia affinis linkage group LG23, SWU_Gaff_1.0, whole genome shotgun sequence:
- the LOC122826141 gene encoding uncharacterized protein LOC122826141 isoform X4, with amino-acid sequence MNWVGGSRNRLVMKNDTKKQREFFAKRKLQQKLKTLVVTPPVSSAGDISSGSTDLLTLFVVNQIASKKTNQEPPKVAVFGRSKGSKPWRNEPLVLPMSPCSPSNLSLADSPAQFSVQEIRKLKSSQRITHGRLSPVPESAFSDNSASDYLPHTSPSTSFASGRGLFPLQTNEQKQSLTLSQPLSHYSPPLWDTSALQQADVVFQPFSQPRGMTNPISWSVRSKPSSFQLETPTPSQVLFGSPKPDKTEAGGHGGHSSPFCLDQLETNQPMLDFPISQSEPIHLFEENVFTMFNDNTHGTESALFGNGCSKVYLRKESTVRLSSPQTVPSPQAVGMELSNGTHRNSTCLGEDAGLLKSFEYLPSCSCRAGYLSSDSNDDESCCESCGHESGFYLDEVCSDNLKSASQRITVLSQPGPLTPLTRSSVNVGNNQNMMPNEVSTDNKASGSQQSGSSGTPPSTHNSEVCRCKKAESRDAATQTVCSGAAGMCDVSTQCSFDANGETKAKALCRPAVDASQQFTANERETDMETQTLRAPSKGSASKEGATPWGWKESRTGSRGRIFNIVPSERILQGPINPLLGVWRPKGEDNGDEGEQRGPDRENLVKEEADEGREEVRGHTLLEEVETLREIADVLLLLRQK; translated from the exons atgaattggGTTGGAGGCTCCAG GAACCGGTTAGTGATGAAGAATGATACAAAAAAGCAAAGG gagttttttgcaaagagaaaactgcagcaaaaacttAAGACGCTGGTTGTGACTCCACCCGTCTCCTCGGCTGGGGACATCTCCTCCGGGAGCACAGACCTTTTGACCTTGTTTGTTGTCAACCAGATAGcctccaaaaaaacaaatcaag aacCTCCAAAAGTCGCAGTCTTTGGCAGATCTAAAGGATCCAAGCCTTGGAGAAACGAGCCATTGGTTCTCCCAATGAGCCCGTGCTCTCCATCAAACCTCAGCCTCGCTGATAGCCCGGCTCAGTTCAG TGTTCAAGAAATCAGAAAACTAAAGAGTTCGCAGAGGATCACACATGGACGG TTATCACCAGTACCGGAGTCAGCGTTCTCGGACAACAGTGCATCTGACTACCTTCCACACACTTCTCCTTCCACGTCGTTCGCTTCAGGCCGAG GATTATTCCCGCTGCAGACGAATGAGCAGAAACAAAGCCTGACTCTGTCGCAGCCTCTTTCCCACTATTCTCCACCACTTTGGGACACATCAGCGCTGCAGCAAGCGGACGTAGTT TTTCAGCCTTTCTCCCAGCCCAGAGGTATGACCAATCCCATCTCCTGGTCTGTCAGATCCAAACCATCCTCTTTCCAGCTGGAGACCCCCACACCATCCCAGGTCCTATTTGGAAGTCCAAAACCAGA TAAAACCGAAGCAGGAGGTCATGGAGGACATTCCAGTCCCTTTTGTCTGGACCAACTGGAGACCAACCAGCCCATGCTGGACTTTCCAATAAGCCAATCAGAGCCTATCCATCTGTTTGAAGAGAACGTCTTCACGATGTTTAATGATAATACGCATGGAACAGAAA GCGCACTCTTTGGGAATGGATGCTCAAAGGTATATCTCAGAAAGGAATCCACAGTGAGGCTTTCATCCCCTCA AACTGTACCAAGTCCTCAGGCTGTTGGAATGGAG CTCTCCAACGGCACTCACAGAAATTCCA CATGTCTTGGAGAGGATGCTGGGCTTTTGAAAAGCTTCGAATATTTGCCAAGTTGCTCATGCAGAGCAGGTTACCTCAGTTCAGACTCCAATGAT GATGAATCTTGCTGTGAGTCATGTGGCCACGAGTCTGGTTTTTATTTGGATGAAGTCTGCTCCGACAATCTGAAATCAGCCTCACAGAGAATTACCGTCCTATCCCAACCGGGGCCTCTCACCCCGTTAACGAGATCCAGTGTGAATGTTGGAAACAACCAGAACATGATGCCGAATGAGGTCAGCACAGATAATAAAGCTTCTGGAAGCCAGCAGTCAGGGAGCTCCGGGACTCCGCCATCAACTCATAACTCCGAAGTGTGTAGATGTAAGAAAGCTGAGAGTCGAGACGCAGCGACTCAGACTGTGTGCTCCGGCGCAGCTGGCATGTGTGATGTTTCAACTCAGTGCAGCTTCGATGCAAATGGAGAGACCAAAGCCAAAGCTTTGTGTCGACCAGCTGTTGACGCATCGCAACAGTTTACGGCGAATGAGAGGGAGACTGACATGGAGACACAGACACTCAGAGCACCATCAAAAGGCTCAGCGAGTAAAGAAGGAGCGACTCCTTGGGGCTGGAAGGAATCGAGGACGGGCTCAAGGGGCCGGATTTTCAACATTGTTCCTTCAGAGAGAATCCTGCAGGGACCCATCAACCCCTTGCTTGGTGTTTGGAGGCCAAAAG GAGAGGACAATGGAGACGAGGGCGAGCAGAGAGGGCCAGACAGGGAGAACCTGGTGAAGGAGGAGGCAGACGAAGGAAGAgaggaggtcaggggtcacACACTGTTGGAGGAGGTGGAGACGCTTCGAGAAATAGCCGACGTTTTGCTTCTGCTGAGGCAGAAGTAA
- the LOC122826141 gene encoding uncharacterized protein LOC122826141 isoform X2, translating to MNWVGGSRNRLVMKNDTKKQREFFAKRKLQQKLKTLVVTPPVSSAGDISSGSTDLLTLFVVNQIASKKTNQGPSMINSIVEPPKVAVFGRSKGSKPWRNEPLVLPMSPCSPSNLSLADSPAQFSVQEIRKLKSSQRITHGRLSPVPESAFSDNSASDYLPHTSPSTSFASGRGLFPLQTNEQKQSLTLSQPLSHYSPPLWDTSALQQADVFQPFSQPRGMTNPISWSVRSKPSSFQLETPTPSQVLFGSPKPDKTEAGGHGGHSSPFCLDQLETNQPMLDFPISQSEPIHLFEENVFTMFNDNTHGTESALFGNGCSKVYLRKESTVRLSSPQTVPSPQAVGMELSNGTHRNSTCLGEDAGLLKSFEYLPSCSCRAGYLSSDSNDDESCCESCGHESGFYLDEVCSDNLKSASQRITVLSQPGPLTPLTRSSVNVGNNQNMMPNEVSTDNKASGSQQSGSSGTPPSTHNSEVCRCKKAESRDAATQTVCSGAAGMCDVSTQCSFDANGETKAKALCRPAVDASQQFTANERETDMETQTLRAPSKGSASKEGATPWGWKESRTGSRGRIFNIVPSERILQGPINPLLGVWRPKGEDNGDEGEQRGPDRENLVKEEADEGREEVRGHTLLEEVETLREIADVLLLLRQK from the exons atgaattggGTTGGAGGCTCCAG GAACCGGTTAGTGATGAAGAATGATACAAAAAAGCAAAGG gagttttttgcaaagagaaaactgcagcaaaaacttAAGACGCTGGTTGTGACTCCACCCGTCTCCTCGGCTGGGGACATCTCCTCCGGGAGCACAGACCTTTTGACCTTGTTTGTTGTCAACCAGATAGcctccaaaaaaacaaatcaag GGCCCAGTATGATCAACTCCATTGTAG aacCTCCAAAAGTCGCAGTCTTTGGCAGATCTAAAGGATCCAAGCCTTGGAGAAACGAGCCATTGGTTCTCCCAATGAGCCCGTGCTCTCCATCAAACCTCAGCCTCGCTGATAGCCCGGCTCAGTTCAG TGTTCAAGAAATCAGAAAACTAAAGAGTTCGCAGAGGATCACACATGGACGG TTATCACCAGTACCGGAGTCAGCGTTCTCGGACAACAGTGCATCTGACTACCTTCCACACACTTCTCCTTCCACGTCGTTCGCTTCAGGCCGAG GATTATTCCCGCTGCAGACGAATGAGCAGAAACAAAGCCTGACTCTGTCGCAGCCTCTTTCCCACTATTCTCCACCACTTTGGGACACATCAGCGCTGCAGCAAGCGGACGTA TTTCAGCCTTTCTCCCAGCCCAGAGGTATGACCAATCCCATCTCCTGGTCTGTCAGATCCAAACCATCCTCTTTCCAGCTGGAGACCCCCACACCATCCCAGGTCCTATTTGGAAGTCCAAAACCAGA TAAAACCGAAGCAGGAGGTCATGGAGGACATTCCAGTCCCTTTTGTCTGGACCAACTGGAGACCAACCAGCCCATGCTGGACTTTCCAATAAGCCAATCAGAGCCTATCCATCTGTTTGAAGAGAACGTCTTCACGATGTTTAATGATAATACGCATGGAACAGAAA GCGCACTCTTTGGGAATGGATGCTCAAAGGTATATCTCAGAAAGGAATCCACAGTGAGGCTTTCATCCCCTCA AACTGTACCAAGTCCTCAGGCTGTTGGAATGGAG CTCTCCAACGGCACTCACAGAAATTCCA CATGTCTTGGAGAGGATGCTGGGCTTTTGAAAAGCTTCGAATATTTGCCAAGTTGCTCATGCAGAGCAGGTTACCTCAGTTCAGACTCCAATGAT GATGAATCTTGCTGTGAGTCATGTGGCCACGAGTCTGGTTTTTATTTGGATGAAGTCTGCTCCGACAATCTGAAATCAGCCTCACAGAGAATTACCGTCCTATCCCAACCGGGGCCTCTCACCCCGTTAACGAGATCCAGTGTGAATGTTGGAAACAACCAGAACATGATGCCGAATGAGGTCAGCACAGATAATAAAGCTTCTGGAAGCCAGCAGTCAGGGAGCTCCGGGACTCCGCCATCAACTCATAACTCCGAAGTGTGTAGATGTAAGAAAGCTGAGAGTCGAGACGCAGCGACTCAGACTGTGTGCTCCGGCGCAGCTGGCATGTGTGATGTTTCAACTCAGTGCAGCTTCGATGCAAATGGAGAGACCAAAGCCAAAGCTTTGTGTCGACCAGCTGTTGACGCATCGCAACAGTTTACGGCGAATGAGAGGGAGACTGACATGGAGACACAGACACTCAGAGCACCATCAAAAGGCTCAGCGAGTAAAGAAGGAGCGACTCCTTGGGGCTGGAAGGAATCGAGGACGGGCTCAAGGGGCCGGATTTTCAACATTGTTCCTTCAGAGAGAATCCTGCAGGGACCCATCAACCCCTTGCTTGGTGTTTGGAGGCCAAAAG GAGAGGACAATGGAGACGAGGGCGAGCAGAGAGGGCCAGACAGGGAGAACCTGGTGAAGGAGGAGGCAGACGAAGGAAGAgaggaggtcaggggtcacACACTGTTGGAGGAGGTGGAGACGCTTCGAGAAATAGCCGACGTTTTGCTTCTGCTGAGGCAGAAGTAA
- the LOC122826141 gene encoding uncharacterized protein LOC122826141 isoform X3, with protein sequence MNWVGGSRNRLVMKNDTKKQREFFAKRKLQQKLKTLVVTPPVSSAGDISSGSTDLLTLFVVNQIASKKTNQGPSMINSIVEPPKVAVFGRSKGSKPWRNEPLVLPMSPCSPSNLSLADSPAQFSVQEIRKLKSSQRITHGRLSPVPESAFSDNSASDYLPHTSPSTSFASGRGLFPLQTNEQKQSLTLSQPLSHYSPPLWDTSALQQADFQPFSQPRGMTNPISWSVRSKPSSFQLETPTPSQVLFGSPKPDKTEAGGHGGHSSPFCLDQLETNQPMLDFPISQSEPIHLFEENVFTMFNDNTHGTESALFGNGCSKVYLRKESTVRLSSPQTVPSPQAVGMELSNGTHRNSTCLGEDAGLLKSFEYLPSCSCRAGYLSSDSNDDESCCESCGHESGFYLDEVCSDNLKSASQRITVLSQPGPLTPLTRSSVNVGNNQNMMPNEVSTDNKASGSQQSGSSGTPPSTHNSEVCRCKKAESRDAATQTVCSGAAGMCDVSTQCSFDANGETKAKALCRPAVDASQQFTANERETDMETQTLRAPSKGSASKEGATPWGWKESRTGSRGRIFNIVPSERILQGPINPLLGVWRPKGEDNGDEGEQRGPDRENLVKEEADEGREEVRGHTLLEEVETLREIADVLLLLRQK encoded by the exons atgaattggGTTGGAGGCTCCAG GAACCGGTTAGTGATGAAGAATGATACAAAAAAGCAAAGG gagttttttgcaaagagaaaactgcagcaaaaacttAAGACGCTGGTTGTGACTCCACCCGTCTCCTCGGCTGGGGACATCTCCTCCGGGAGCACAGACCTTTTGACCTTGTTTGTTGTCAACCAGATAGcctccaaaaaaacaaatcaag GGCCCAGTATGATCAACTCCATTGTAG aacCTCCAAAAGTCGCAGTCTTTGGCAGATCTAAAGGATCCAAGCCTTGGAGAAACGAGCCATTGGTTCTCCCAATGAGCCCGTGCTCTCCATCAAACCTCAGCCTCGCTGATAGCCCGGCTCAGTTCAG TGTTCAAGAAATCAGAAAACTAAAGAGTTCGCAGAGGATCACACATGGACGG TTATCACCAGTACCGGAGTCAGCGTTCTCGGACAACAGTGCATCTGACTACCTTCCACACACTTCTCCTTCCACGTCGTTCGCTTCAGGCCGAG GATTATTCCCGCTGCAGACGAATGAGCAGAAACAAAGCCTGACTCTGTCGCAGCCTCTTTCCCACTATTCTCCACCACTTTGGGACACATCAGCGCTGCAGCAAGCGGAC TTTCAGCCTTTCTCCCAGCCCAGAGGTATGACCAATCCCATCTCCTGGTCTGTCAGATCCAAACCATCCTCTTTCCAGCTGGAGACCCCCACACCATCCCAGGTCCTATTTGGAAGTCCAAAACCAGA TAAAACCGAAGCAGGAGGTCATGGAGGACATTCCAGTCCCTTTTGTCTGGACCAACTGGAGACCAACCAGCCCATGCTGGACTTTCCAATAAGCCAATCAGAGCCTATCCATCTGTTTGAAGAGAACGTCTTCACGATGTTTAATGATAATACGCATGGAACAGAAA GCGCACTCTTTGGGAATGGATGCTCAAAGGTATATCTCAGAAAGGAATCCACAGTGAGGCTTTCATCCCCTCA AACTGTACCAAGTCCTCAGGCTGTTGGAATGGAG CTCTCCAACGGCACTCACAGAAATTCCA CATGTCTTGGAGAGGATGCTGGGCTTTTGAAAAGCTTCGAATATTTGCCAAGTTGCTCATGCAGAGCAGGTTACCTCAGTTCAGACTCCAATGAT GATGAATCTTGCTGTGAGTCATGTGGCCACGAGTCTGGTTTTTATTTGGATGAAGTCTGCTCCGACAATCTGAAATCAGCCTCACAGAGAATTACCGTCCTATCCCAACCGGGGCCTCTCACCCCGTTAACGAGATCCAGTGTGAATGTTGGAAACAACCAGAACATGATGCCGAATGAGGTCAGCACAGATAATAAAGCTTCTGGAAGCCAGCAGTCAGGGAGCTCCGGGACTCCGCCATCAACTCATAACTCCGAAGTGTGTAGATGTAAGAAAGCTGAGAGTCGAGACGCAGCGACTCAGACTGTGTGCTCCGGCGCAGCTGGCATGTGTGATGTTTCAACTCAGTGCAGCTTCGATGCAAATGGAGAGACCAAAGCCAAAGCTTTGTGTCGACCAGCTGTTGACGCATCGCAACAGTTTACGGCGAATGAGAGGGAGACTGACATGGAGACACAGACACTCAGAGCACCATCAAAAGGCTCAGCGAGTAAAGAAGGAGCGACTCCTTGGGGCTGGAAGGAATCGAGGACGGGCTCAAGGGGCCGGATTTTCAACATTGTTCCTTCAGAGAGAATCCTGCAGGGACCCATCAACCCCTTGCTTGGTGTTTGGAGGCCAAAAG GAGAGGACAATGGAGACGAGGGCGAGCAGAGAGGGCCAGACAGGGAGAACCTGGTGAAGGAGGAGGCAGACGAAGGAAGAgaggaggtcaggggtcacACACTGTTGGAGGAGGTGGAGACGCTTCGAGAAATAGCCGACGTTTTGCTTCTGCTGAGGCAGAAGTAA
- the LOC122826141 gene encoding uncharacterized protein LOC122826141 isoform X1: MNWVGGSRNRLVMKNDTKKQREFFAKRKLQQKLKTLVVTPPVSSAGDISSGSTDLLTLFVVNQIASKKTNQGPSMINSIVEPPKVAVFGRSKGSKPWRNEPLVLPMSPCSPSNLSLADSPAQFSVQEIRKLKSSQRITHGRLSPVPESAFSDNSASDYLPHTSPSTSFASGRGLFPLQTNEQKQSLTLSQPLSHYSPPLWDTSALQQADVVFQPFSQPRGMTNPISWSVRSKPSSFQLETPTPSQVLFGSPKPDKTEAGGHGGHSSPFCLDQLETNQPMLDFPISQSEPIHLFEENVFTMFNDNTHGTESALFGNGCSKVYLRKESTVRLSSPQTVPSPQAVGMELSNGTHRNSTCLGEDAGLLKSFEYLPSCSCRAGYLSSDSNDDESCCESCGHESGFYLDEVCSDNLKSASQRITVLSQPGPLTPLTRSSVNVGNNQNMMPNEVSTDNKASGSQQSGSSGTPPSTHNSEVCRCKKAESRDAATQTVCSGAAGMCDVSTQCSFDANGETKAKALCRPAVDASQQFTANERETDMETQTLRAPSKGSASKEGATPWGWKESRTGSRGRIFNIVPSERILQGPINPLLGVWRPKGEDNGDEGEQRGPDRENLVKEEADEGREEVRGHTLLEEVETLREIADVLLLLRQK; encoded by the exons atgaattggGTTGGAGGCTCCAG GAACCGGTTAGTGATGAAGAATGATACAAAAAAGCAAAGG gagttttttgcaaagagaaaactgcagcaaaaacttAAGACGCTGGTTGTGACTCCACCCGTCTCCTCGGCTGGGGACATCTCCTCCGGGAGCACAGACCTTTTGACCTTGTTTGTTGTCAACCAGATAGcctccaaaaaaacaaatcaag GGCCCAGTATGATCAACTCCATTGTAG aacCTCCAAAAGTCGCAGTCTTTGGCAGATCTAAAGGATCCAAGCCTTGGAGAAACGAGCCATTGGTTCTCCCAATGAGCCCGTGCTCTCCATCAAACCTCAGCCTCGCTGATAGCCCGGCTCAGTTCAG TGTTCAAGAAATCAGAAAACTAAAGAGTTCGCAGAGGATCACACATGGACGG TTATCACCAGTACCGGAGTCAGCGTTCTCGGACAACAGTGCATCTGACTACCTTCCACACACTTCTCCTTCCACGTCGTTCGCTTCAGGCCGAG GATTATTCCCGCTGCAGACGAATGAGCAGAAACAAAGCCTGACTCTGTCGCAGCCTCTTTCCCACTATTCTCCACCACTTTGGGACACATCAGCGCTGCAGCAAGCGGACGTAGTT TTTCAGCCTTTCTCCCAGCCCAGAGGTATGACCAATCCCATCTCCTGGTCTGTCAGATCCAAACCATCCTCTTTCCAGCTGGAGACCCCCACACCATCCCAGGTCCTATTTGGAAGTCCAAAACCAGA TAAAACCGAAGCAGGAGGTCATGGAGGACATTCCAGTCCCTTTTGTCTGGACCAACTGGAGACCAACCAGCCCATGCTGGACTTTCCAATAAGCCAATCAGAGCCTATCCATCTGTTTGAAGAGAACGTCTTCACGATGTTTAATGATAATACGCATGGAACAGAAA GCGCACTCTTTGGGAATGGATGCTCAAAGGTATATCTCAGAAAGGAATCCACAGTGAGGCTTTCATCCCCTCA AACTGTACCAAGTCCTCAGGCTGTTGGAATGGAG CTCTCCAACGGCACTCACAGAAATTCCA CATGTCTTGGAGAGGATGCTGGGCTTTTGAAAAGCTTCGAATATTTGCCAAGTTGCTCATGCAGAGCAGGTTACCTCAGTTCAGACTCCAATGAT GATGAATCTTGCTGTGAGTCATGTGGCCACGAGTCTGGTTTTTATTTGGATGAAGTCTGCTCCGACAATCTGAAATCAGCCTCACAGAGAATTACCGTCCTATCCCAACCGGGGCCTCTCACCCCGTTAACGAGATCCAGTGTGAATGTTGGAAACAACCAGAACATGATGCCGAATGAGGTCAGCACAGATAATAAAGCTTCTGGAAGCCAGCAGTCAGGGAGCTCCGGGACTCCGCCATCAACTCATAACTCCGAAGTGTGTAGATGTAAGAAAGCTGAGAGTCGAGACGCAGCGACTCAGACTGTGTGCTCCGGCGCAGCTGGCATGTGTGATGTTTCAACTCAGTGCAGCTTCGATGCAAATGGAGAGACCAAAGCCAAAGCTTTGTGTCGACCAGCTGTTGACGCATCGCAACAGTTTACGGCGAATGAGAGGGAGACTGACATGGAGACACAGACACTCAGAGCACCATCAAAAGGCTCAGCGAGTAAAGAAGGAGCGACTCCTTGGGGCTGGAAGGAATCGAGGACGGGCTCAAGGGGCCGGATTTTCAACATTGTTCCTTCAGAGAGAATCCTGCAGGGACCCATCAACCCCTTGCTTGGTGTTTGGAGGCCAAAAG GAGAGGACAATGGAGACGAGGGCGAGCAGAGAGGGCCAGACAGGGAGAACCTGGTGAAGGAGGAGGCAGACGAAGGAAGAgaggaggtcaggggtcacACACTGTTGGAGGAGGTGGAGACGCTTCGAGAAATAGCCGACGTTTTGCTTCTGCTGAGGCAGAAGTAA
- the LOC122826141 gene encoding uncharacterized protein LOC122826141 isoform X5, translated as MSPCSPSNLSLADSPAQFSVQEIRKLKSSQRITHGRLSPVPESAFSDNSASDYLPHTSPSTSFASGRGLFPLQTNEQKQSLTLSQPLSHYSPPLWDTSALQQADVVFQPFSQPRGMTNPISWSVRSKPSSFQLETPTPSQVLFGSPKPDKTEAGGHGGHSSPFCLDQLETNQPMLDFPISQSEPIHLFEENVFTMFNDNTHGTESALFGNGCSKVYLRKESTVRLSSPQTVPSPQAVGMELSNGTHRNSTCLGEDAGLLKSFEYLPSCSCRAGYLSSDSNDDESCCESCGHESGFYLDEVCSDNLKSASQRITVLSQPGPLTPLTRSSVNVGNNQNMMPNEVSTDNKASGSQQSGSSGTPPSTHNSEVCRCKKAESRDAATQTVCSGAAGMCDVSTQCSFDANGETKAKALCRPAVDASQQFTANERETDMETQTLRAPSKGSASKEGATPWGWKESRTGSRGRIFNIVPSERILQGPINPLLGVWRPKGEDNGDEGEQRGPDRENLVKEEADEGREEVRGHTLLEEVETLREIADVLLLLRQK; from the exons ATGAGCCCGTGCTCTCCATCAAACCTCAGCCTCGCTGATAGCCCGGCTCAGTTCAG TGTTCAAGAAATCAGAAAACTAAAGAGTTCGCAGAGGATCACACATGGACGG TTATCACCAGTACCGGAGTCAGCGTTCTCGGACAACAGTGCATCTGACTACCTTCCACACACTTCTCCTTCCACGTCGTTCGCTTCAGGCCGAG GATTATTCCCGCTGCAGACGAATGAGCAGAAACAAAGCCTGACTCTGTCGCAGCCTCTTTCCCACTATTCTCCACCACTTTGGGACACATCAGCGCTGCAGCAAGCGGACGTAGTT TTTCAGCCTTTCTCCCAGCCCAGAGGTATGACCAATCCCATCTCCTGGTCTGTCAGATCCAAACCATCCTCTTTCCAGCTGGAGACCCCCACACCATCCCAGGTCCTATTTGGAAGTCCAAAACCAGA TAAAACCGAAGCAGGAGGTCATGGAGGACATTCCAGTCCCTTTTGTCTGGACCAACTGGAGACCAACCAGCCCATGCTGGACTTTCCAATAAGCCAATCAGAGCCTATCCATCTGTTTGAAGAGAACGTCTTCACGATGTTTAATGATAATACGCATGGAACAGAAA GCGCACTCTTTGGGAATGGATGCTCAAAGGTATATCTCAGAAAGGAATCCACAGTGAGGCTTTCATCCCCTCA AACTGTACCAAGTCCTCAGGCTGTTGGAATGGAG CTCTCCAACGGCACTCACAGAAATTCCA CATGTCTTGGAGAGGATGCTGGGCTTTTGAAAAGCTTCGAATATTTGCCAAGTTGCTCATGCAGAGCAGGTTACCTCAGTTCAGACTCCAATGAT GATGAATCTTGCTGTGAGTCATGTGGCCACGAGTCTGGTTTTTATTTGGATGAAGTCTGCTCCGACAATCTGAAATCAGCCTCACAGAGAATTACCGTCCTATCCCAACCGGGGCCTCTCACCCCGTTAACGAGATCCAGTGTGAATGTTGGAAACAACCAGAACATGATGCCGAATGAGGTCAGCACAGATAATAAAGCTTCTGGAAGCCAGCAGTCAGGGAGCTCCGGGACTCCGCCATCAACTCATAACTCCGAAGTGTGTAGATGTAAGAAAGCTGAGAGTCGAGACGCAGCGACTCAGACTGTGTGCTCCGGCGCAGCTGGCATGTGTGATGTTTCAACTCAGTGCAGCTTCGATGCAAATGGAGAGACCAAAGCCAAAGCTTTGTGTCGACCAGCTGTTGACGCATCGCAACAGTTTACGGCGAATGAGAGGGAGACTGACATGGAGACACAGACACTCAGAGCACCATCAAAAGGCTCAGCGAGTAAAGAAGGAGCGACTCCTTGGGGCTGGAAGGAATCGAGGACGGGCTCAAGGGGCCGGATTTTCAACATTGTTCCTTCAGAGAGAATCCTGCAGGGACCCATCAACCCCTTGCTTGGTGTTTGGAGGCCAAAAG GAGAGGACAATGGAGACGAGGGCGAGCAGAGAGGGCCAGACAGGGAGAACCTGGTGAAGGAGGAGGCAGACGAAGGAAGAgaggaggtcaggggtcacACACTGTTGGAGGAGGTGGAGACGCTTCGAGAAATAGCCGACGTTTTGCTTCTGCTGAGGCAGAAGTAA